The genomic window GGAGCTTAGGGACTGATCCTAGACCTAAGATGGGAAAGGACCTCTGAgaagctcattttgcagatgagcaagCTGGAGTTCAGAGAGGATACATGCTTATACCAAAGTTGcacagaaagtgtctgaggcggGATTTGAATCCATCACATCTCACTCTAAGTATGCTCTCTGCTCTCAACTTGAACTAGcgaagagaaaagaagacaaattGTCCCCGAGAACACAAACTTCCCCTCCCAGATAAATGCAGCGGTCCTCTGCAGCCCACAAGCCCAAGCTGGGAGCCATGGCGCCCCGGCGGAGAAGGGATAGTTACCTGCTCCGAAATCCCTTCTCCATATCGGAGCAAAGTCACGAAATGTTCGCAGTTGTTGACCAGCAAGTCATAGGACACCTCCTGCCCAATGAGGAATTCTGACAGCCGGATGATTTCATCTAGCGGCAGAGGCGAGTACATGTCATCATATTTGTTATTGATTCTGTAAGTGTCAGATCCCACGACGTCCTTCAAGAGCTGCATCCGCACCAGGGCCTTTTTGCTGAATACGGACTTAGCGCTTGTGAACGGAACGGGGGAGCTGTCCTCTGAAAGGCAAGAGAGAAACCCGGAGGTCAGTCACTTGGCAGGCCCGAGGCCTCCAGACCCAGCCCTGGAGGACGAGGCAGTGCTGGACTTCACCTCCCTTTGCTTTGAAACAATCCTTCTGAGGATGAAAAAGACTCATGCTTACTCCTCCGACATTGCAGGGCTGGGGAAATACTAATAACCATAGAGCAACAAAtcacaaatataaacaaataataaaaagcaaacaaatgccaataattaaaaacaaggacaaataataaaaaagcaaatgtaaataacaaaaaaaaaacaaattaatacaaataaaaaataagcaaagacaaataaaaataaattcaaatacaaataatacatgcaaataaaatgcaaataataaaaagcaaagaaatacaaataacaaaatcaaataatacaaataataaataaaagcaaacagttgcaaatagcaaaaaaataaatacaaattaaaaaagcaaaacgcaaataaaaaatacaaaaatacaaataataaataacagaaagcaaacaaatgcaaataatataaataaagatacaaataataaaaatcaaaaagcaaaccaatacaaataacaaaaaacaaatacaaataaaaatttaaaaaaatcaaacaaatacaaataataatgaaacCTCCCTTAAATAAAAACCCAAAGGGAACAAAATgacccagtagaatgtaagcactAGAGGGCAAAGACAATTTGTCTTTTTGTCATCATATCCCTCAGGCTGGCCCAGAGCCTGGCATGTAATAGGTACTTAACCATGGAATTCATTAATGTTATTAGATTCTCTTCTTATCTCAGAATACAGGCCTTAGGGATCCCTGAGAATTGGCCAATCCGGATGAGTTCATTCCTTATGTAAAAAGTTCAGGATAACAAgtagaaagaaaacacagaaaatttGCGACAAAGTTATTtgtaaacaagaagaaaaagtagcTATCAGCAGCAATATAATGCTTAAATAAACCCTATCACATCCACGTAACACAATTCTTTAATACTGTGAAGAGTAAGATGTATGACTGTtatgaggaatgaaaaaaaaattctggaaggaTCTTTACAAAATTAATCACTTtcacttccccttttccctccccgaGCTCATAATGAGCGAGAGCAGACAGAGGTGAATGGACAAACGCAGGAGAGCCCGACAAAGGCACTGACAAGTTGTTAGGATGTTTGATATGGTTCTTAATAATTGAAATTTAAGTAGTTGCAAAGAAAGTTGAATAGTGACATTCATCattaagtttataataaattaatcatattttaataattaagtttataataaataattttaaagcgaAACCAAATGCTTAAAAGTCTCCATtcatctcttctcccctctctcaaTGCTCTTTCAATTCTTCTGATTACCTCAAGGAGAAGCTTCAGGTGGGAGCTAATGGTCTATTATATTAGGAAAGCAcattataaagagaaaagatggGAGACAGTAGAAAGAGTGCTGGGTTTGGTTAGAGTGAAgggacttgatttcaaatccagattttACCATTTACTTCTCGTGCAAGCTGAGGAGAGTCATGTGACTTTTGTGTGCCTCCGTttcttccttcatctgtaaaatgaggaattttgcctagatgatttttaaggttcATTTTATCACTAAAATCATAATCCTATGCTTCTATGAAACTTAGGGGAAACAATAATTAGCTAAACAAGTTGaggtgtgtgcatatatatatatatatatatatatatatatatatatatacacacacacacacacacatatacgtatATTAATACtgtgtcataagaaataatgactgataaagacaaaagaataattggaagatttgtatgaattgttATTATGTGAAGCAAACCACCAGAGGAATCAGTTTACATAACAATGACAAAATAAACAGGAAGGACAACAGCAAAACAATCAACTGAATGctgtaaaattaaaatgaacaagTTTGATTCCAAAGAAATACAAGAAGACATCTCTCCTGTTCTTTACAGAGACAAAGGATCATGGGCATGGAATAATACATGTAACATCAGACTTTTTTTGGACAAATACAAGACGACATTTCTCCTGCTCTTTACAGAGGCAAAGGATCATGGACATGGAATAATACATGTAACATcacacttttttttggggggggacaaATACAGAAGACATCTCTCCTGCTCTTTACAGAGGCAAAGGATCATGGGCACATGTAACATCAGACTTTTTTTGACATGTACTGGTTCACGTTGGTCTTTCTGAGTCAACATGAAGGGGACAGACACAATGGGAAATGCAggtattagaaaaacaaaagatagaaacgAAAATGTATCTTGAAGAAGAATTGGGCAAGGCTCTTACCTGTTGGGGCCATATTGATGACATAGCCATCACCCAGATATAAAGTCCAGTGCTGGTAACCTGGACGAAAGACTTCAATAAGGTCCCCGGGTTCAGGATTGTCGGTATAATATGAATCATAGTTATTATATGATGCCATCTGTAAGGACAAATCCAGAGGATGTTACCCAAGGCATTTATCCTTGAAAAGATTATCCAAGGGAAAGAATAACAGTCGCCCTTAATAAACCATGGTTCTTGCATTCACCATTCCCAAAGGTGTCATGGATCTCTGCCTATGCGGACTATCCTACAGCTTTTCCCTTAGAAGGGATTCCTGAGCAGAATGCTCAGCCCTAGATTTGTTCATATGGAACACACCTAAACATCACATTTGCGGGTCTAAAATTTGAAATGCATTTCCTCCTTCCTCATGATCCTCTCACTGTTAAATTAAGCATGACATAAAACAAAGCAATGGGTGCTGATGCTAGGAGTCCACTTTGTCATGGAGGATGTGCAGAGCAGAATACAAATAGCAGGTGAACAGCCTGGAGATGGTGAAGTACTCCAGATGCTCCTGTTTGTGATGACATTAGGCTGATTGCATCAAGCCTCAGAATACTGAAAACCTCTTTAGCAAAATCTACAACCACTCCAAAGAAAATCAGTCTAACCATCCACATAGGAAAACCCAAATGGATGAAGAATTCCTCATCACCCATTGTACGGAGTAGGCAGTGTGTATACACGTACCTGGGACAGCTCCTGAAGATGGACAATGACTAGGCCCCAGATTGTATTTAAGAAATTGTAAGGTTCTGAAGAATTGCAAGCTGTTCAAACACACATAAGCAAACAGACAGAAAACAACAACTACCCACTATTAACAAAAACCAACCAATGAACATCCTTTTATCACCGTTTTCTGgtattttatcaaaaatattctGCTGTGGATGCTGGGAGATAGTGGATCTCATAAAAACACAATCTGTTCCTCCCTTACCCCTtccacaaaaaaattcaaaattttagttgACCTCAAGAATACATGAAAATCCATATTGAAAAGGTGCCAGTGACTCCTAGTGAAATGAGTCATTGTTGGGCAGCCCAAGATATGTTTTTGTGGAAGCTGAGTGCTTGCTTTTCAAGCGCATTGGAATAAGATTCTCCCTCATTTGGTGAAGATCCAGGCTCTGCACCTACATGAGAGTGTAGGGTAGAACTGATGAGAGTGAGAGAGGAGCAAGAGTCCTGACTCCTTCAAGGAGATGTGTGATAAGTTAACTTTTTTCAGGTCattgaaggaagagaaatattcATCATTTCCAGAACCAGTTCTGTTTAGAGAAGACACAGAGAAATCCGACTGGATGCTCTGGATACATCCCAAACTCAAAATCtccaaaacaaaatatctttCCACACAAACTATCCTTTCTGGCGGACTTCTCTGTTTCCGTTGAGGGAACCCCTTCCTTCCAGTTAGCCATGCTGACTACCTAGGAGTGATCCCAAACTCATCCCTCTCCCTCAACCCCGTGTCAGTGTTGCAAAATCTTGCCATGTCGCAACATCATCAGACAGAAAGTTGGGTCCTTTACATCATCTCCGCCatgtccccttcctttctttaagaACCAGGTTTAACTCTTGGATGACTAATGCCTATAAAATAACAGAACCAGTGGGAGAAATAAACTAGATATAAGCCGAATCCTAAACTGAATGGAATGATGGGTATGGGCTGCCAGTGAGGGGGTTTCATAATCTGTTTGACAAGAAACAGAAGTCAAGGAGCTGACAAGTCCAATCCCAAACTATGGGGGACAGAATTCTCTCTCCTCCATCCAAACCATTTCCCTGTTTACACCCCGGCAGCCCTAGGGAGGTGTCATGAGTATGGACAACCTGGCTAATTAGTTGTGAAGTCCATGATGCCTTCCAtcatgggggaggaggaggatgcTACAATTGCCTCTTCTCACACAGACAAAACTCCTCCACTCCATGACCCGCCCCCCCACCTCCCAGCTCCCTCAAGCCCCTTGACCTTTCAAGGATTCCCAACATTTGGCAGATGATCCTCCACAAACTCTGTCCCACGTCGGTGAATTCCCTGTTCTCTGAACTGGAGGGAGGAACAGGGGTTCCAAATCTCCCCACAACACTGCTGGCGTGTAACCTGGGGCTCACCGGCCTAGTCTCTGCTAAATGAGGGTGATCTCCATTCCCACAGCTCATACCCAAGGGTAACTCACAGAAAAGTATTCTGGAGGCTGAAACTGCTTGATCAGAGGGTGGGACTTCAGCCCCAACACCTCGGGCTGAATCCCGCTGCCCACGAGGCTGCCCTGGCCAAGTCACCTGATTCAGtgctatttcctcatctggaccGGGAGGCGGACCTTCCTGAGCTCGCTGGGTCTCGAAAAGCTCCAAGTGGGAGTCACGCTCTCCTGGGTGCCAAGTCTACAGTCTCCTGGCATGGGGCGCGGAAGGCCATCTGCACTGCTAGTGTGGCCTGCACTTAAGCCCTGGCCCATGAAGCGGGTGCCTGTGCCCTCTGGCTACCCACAATGCCCTGACTAACAGCTCCCAGTCCTCCCTGAATAAGAGCTCCCAGCCCACTCCCTAAGAGCTCCCGGTCCCCCCTGAATAAGAGCTACTGTGGCTTGTACTTAGCGCCTTGGCCCCCTGCCTAAGAAGTGGGTGCTTGTGTCTTCTGGCTACCCAAGATGCCCTAAGAGCTCCCAGCCCCGCCCCCCACTAAGagctcccaaccccctccctgaGAGCTCCCAACCCCCTAAGAGCTCACTCCCCCCTAACTAAGCACTGCCAGCCCCCCTCCCTAAGAGCTCTGACTCCCCCCTGACTAAGCGCTCCCCGCCCCGCGCTCCCTCCGCCCCCACCCCCGCCCTTGAGGGGGCAGCCTCCCCAACAGCCGCAGTGGCAGAAGCAGCCCGGTGCCCTTGCCCGGCAGTCCGGCCGGCGGCGCCCGGGATCTGGCGGAGGAGCCTCCCTACCTTCAGCATCCCCTGGGCCCGGGCACATCCACGGGCGCCCCTGCTCCCTGCACAGCAAGGTGGCGCCGGCTGAGTCTTGGGTCGCAGCTCCTGCGTGGGAGGGGCCGCTCGCCTGCGGGCAGAGAGGGGAGGCGGCGCCTGAGCCCGTGCCCGGCGGCCGCTGGCACTCCGCGCCGGGCGGCCCCACCCCGAGCTGGCAGCGGCCGGGGGGCGCGCGCAGAGAACCGCCCTCGGAGAGCCGTGCACACGGCGGGGGCGTCTTGCGCGCGCCCACAGCCCCCCagcgcccccctccccccgctgGGCCAGGCCCAGCTCCCTGGGATCGGGCTCAAAGGCGACCCCTGTGCGGGCAGCCCCGGACCGCCCCCCCTCCCGCAGCCTCAGCCCCCCAGGCTTCCCTGCGGCGGCTGTCGGAGCCGAAAGTTGGGAGCGGGGCACGGCGGGGGGGGGGCCGAACGGGTCAACAACCACCTCCGTCTTTTCCTCCTGGCAGTGCGCCGGAGGCGGGGCAGTGATGCAGCCATGGCGGAGCCggccctccccccccaccccggcCCCCAAGGTCACGGGCAAGCCTCCCCCACAACTGCTACAGGGCTGGGATTCCCGCGGGCTTTCTGGGGAAAGTGGAAACCAAGGGCGGGACAGCCAGAGGCTCCCCGGGAGGGGGCCCCCTGTGCCAGTGCCCTGGCCGGCGCCTAGGACCAGcctcccccccccagcccccGCGCCCCCGGCCCGGCTCCTCCGCCCGCCCCTTTACTGGCTCCCGCACGTGAGGGGGATGGGCGTCGGAGGCTCCGGCCCCGGACTCTACCTGTTCACATAAATGGATTCCTTTCAACTGCCCAGTCTGCTGTGACTGCGGAGCCCGCCAGCGGCCGCCAGGCCTCCTTCACCTTCCCCGTTCCCTGGAAGAGACGGGCCCTAGATGGAACTGGACGGACCGGCTCCGCTCGCAGGCCCAGGGGCCTCGCTTAAGGAGGCTTCCGACCCGCAGGCGAGCCTCGGGGGCCCAGACTCCCTCCTTGCCCGCGCTGCCCAGGAGGGGGAGGCCGGGGGGCTGTGCCGGGAGCTGGAACCCTCAGAGCTTATTCAAAGGGGCCCCATTACATCATCTACAGCTGGCATCTCTGGTCCCGGAGCctggagtgggggggggagggctggGGGGAGCAGGGGGCTGGCCTGGGGGGCAGGGGACCGACCTGGGGGGACAGGAGGCCGGCCTGGGGGGTCAGGGGGCCGGCCTGGGGGGGACAGGAGGCCGGCCTAGGGGGTCAGGGGGCCGGCCTGGGGGGGCAGGGGGCcggcctgggggggagggggccggCCCTCTCTAGAGGAATTAAAAGTGAGATAGAAAAACTCTCTCCTCtttaaaacaaaagcaacaaGTCAAAGGGCCCGGGTATGATTTCTCCCAGAAGCTCCTGTGGCTGCCCTGTCCAGATCGGAGAgagccctggggggggggggggattttgcCAACAAGGAAGAGTCTCAGCTGTAATCAAGGGGGCATCTTGCAGGATACCCAGACACGTGGGACAAAAAGCGACGGGGAAGGGGAGTGGTGCATTTGGAGGCCTGGACCGGGCTCCAAATCCCTATTGGGGCACCTGTGTGAGGAGGTTGGTTTGGGGGCACTAGATTTCACCCTGTGACCTGGGGTTCAGCCCTCAACACTTATTAatgggtgactctgggcaggtcacttcactTAAGGAAATCGGCTTCTGCTTCCTCACCTACCTCGAAAGATGGTGGTGAGGATCAAAAAAGGGAGTATTGGAAGTGACTGCAAACTTCAAAGTGCTGTAGAAATGTGAGTTGGAGGGCCCCCCAAAGGAGCTTTTACTTAAAAATCAATCCATCTATGGCGAGTTACTCTAGAGCTAAGGCTCTCGTCCCAACCCCGGCCCATCATACTTAGCATACATTTCCTCAACGACATTACTTCCACTTAGTGCTTGTCTGTCATCATTGGGAATCCACTGCAGCTGACTTCCTCTCTTCCCTGTCTTTGGGTCATCTGCACACTTGACTCCTGGTAGACTGAGGGAGTCCCCTAGTCACAGTCACCAGGCTCTGTGATCTCACTCCCCCCTGGCTGCCTATCCTGTGCCACTCTTGGCCAGGTCCACCCACCAGGGGGTCTTCCCGGCATGCTGGGGGCTTCCTTCATGTCTCCTCTCTCAGGGAGGCTCCCCCTCGGGCCCTCCACCTTGGGATGAATGTCGTCCCTGCTTCTCACCACGGGAACCACCTACCTTCTCCTGCCATAAGCAATTCTTGGATGACTTTCATCAGTTCTATTCTTCAGAGCTCCTCATTGATTGTAAGGTACCTTGCATCAAAGACTGGATTGTTGacctagagttagaagggacttcagaggttcAACTTCCTCATGttatagaggaaactgaggcccatagattTTAGAGCTAGAGCTCTAGGGGGCCTCAGGTCACCCAGCACAAGTTTCTCATCttactaatgggaaaaaaaaaagtcacttaagtCCGAGCGGGACAGAGCAAAAGGAACCTTGGAAATGGATCATCTAGGCCAAGGATTTTTAATGTCCATGATAACATGGGCTGCTTGGACAGCTGGGTGAATCCTCCACTCCCACCCTCCTCAGACTGATGTTCATCCCACATTCATCCTTGAAAGAAATGCTTCATTTCAATGACAGGTCAATGACATGGAAGATACCAATTTTTTCCTCACTGAGATAACTTTTGTCTGATCCAATCCAATACTTTCACATTACaaacagggaaactgagacctagataGGTTAAAGGTTATTTCAATTAGAGGTTAATGACAAAgataccatttctttttctgagatgattTTGGTCTGATCTAATCTAATAGTCTCACTTTACaaacagggaaactgagacctagataGGCTAAGGGGTGTCCTTACTACTCGGGTAGTGAGTGCCAGAGTCTCAACTTGAATTCAGGGTCTCTGGACTCAGATTAGGGTCTTCCTACCAGACCCGCTGCTTCCCCCATTTGGTGGCCCCTCTTTCCATGATTAGCCTTTGGGCTTGGCAATTTACTTTTTCTACAAAACATCTTATTGGAT from Sminthopsis crassicaudata isolate SCR6 chromosome 3, ASM4859323v1, whole genome shotgun sequence includes these protein-coding regions:
- the PLAAT1 gene encoding phospholipase A and acyltransferase 1 isoform X1, which codes for MLKMASYNNYDSYYTDNPEPGDLIEVFRPGYQHWTLYLGDGYVINMAPTDEGRNGGTQKSHDSPQLAREVNEDSSPVPFTSAKSVFSKKALVRMQLLKDVVGSDTYRINNKYDDMYSPLPLDEIIRLSEFLIGQEVSYDLLVNNCEHFVTLLRYGEGISEQANRAIGAIGIVTAAAGAFSLLGLFPSKQRNGPLGMRYKRNLLGNEDDVTKKQPEIVVLKNGILQSQGHLSITKKEISHSPHYLLSFSFTWRMSRKPPSSPSFFPQT
- the PLAAT1 gene encoding phospholipase A and acyltransferase 1 isoform X3; its protein translation is MLKMASYNNYDSYYTDNPEPGDLIEVFRPGYQHWTLYLGDGYVINMAPTDEGRNGGTQKSHDSPQLAREVNEDSSPVPFTSAKSVFSKKALVRMQLLKDVVGSDTYRINNKYDDMYSPLPLDEIIRLSEFLIGQEVSYDLLVNNCEHFVTLLRYGEGISEQANRAIGAIGIVTAAAGAFSLLGLFPSKQRNGPLGMRYKRNLLGNEDDVTKKFPSSFEYHDPMNICP
- the PLAAT1 gene encoding phospholipase A and acyltransferase 1 isoform X4 codes for the protein MLKMASYNNYDSYYTDNPEPGDLIEVFRPGYQHWTLYLGDGYVINMAPTEDSSPVPFTSAKSVFSKKALVRMQLLKDVVGSDTYRINNKYDDMYSPLPLDEIIRLSEFLIGQEVSYDLLVNNCEHFVTLLRYGEGISEQANRAIGAIGIVTAAAGAFSLLGLFPSKQRNGPLGMRYKRNLLGNEDDVTKKFPSSFEYHDPMNICP
- the PLAAT1 gene encoding phospholipase A and acyltransferase 1 isoform X2, translated to MLKMASYNNYDSYYTDNPEPGDLIEVFRPGYQHWTLYLGDGYVINMAPTEDSSPVPFTSAKSVFSKKALVRMQLLKDVVGSDTYRINNKYDDMYSPLPLDEIIRLSEFLIGQEVSYDLLVNNCEHFVTLLRYGEGISEQANRAIGAIGIVTAAAGAFSLLGLFPSKQRNGPLGMRYKRNLLGNEDDVTKKQPEIVVLKNGILQSQGHLSITKKEISHSPHYLLSFSFTWRMSRKPPSSPSFFPQT
- the PLAAT1 gene encoding phospholipase A and acyltransferase 1 isoform X5 produces the protein MLKMASYNNYDSYYTDNPEPGDLIEVFRPGYQHWTLYLGDGYVINMAPTEDSSPVPFTSAKSVFSKKALVRMQLLKDVVGSDTYRINNKYDDMYSPLPLDEIIRLSEFLIGQEVSYDLLVNNCEHFVTLLRYGEGISEQANRAIGAIGIVTAAAGAFSLLGLFPSKQRQKHY